Proteins encoded by one window of Conger conger chromosome 1, fConCon1.1, whole genome shotgun sequence:
- the lin37 gene encoding protein lin-37 homolog, which produces MLHVKIKTEKPDADTASARSRLDAVLQGLVEKSDSEREQNDDETGKPAADSLSKDLSPSSTGKRPSSRFPQHRRKKRKEMDDGLSESSQHKQNAYIIKLFDRSVDLAQFSSATPLYPICRAWMRNNPTARERATSPSPPHSAGEDEAADMQNGKGQNYYRLPLPTPSPLSPSGDPVNLRIPDKPAASKPSESAPMSAPLIYNHMERWKKIRQKWKEASNKNQLRYSESIKILKEMYER; this is translated from the exons ATGTTGCACGTTAAAATCAAGACGGAAAAACCAG ACGCGGACACGGCTAGCGCCCGGAGCCGCCTGGACGCTGTGCTGCAGGGACTAGTGGAGAAGAGCGACAGCGAGAG GGAACAGAATGATGATGAGACGGGAAAGCCAGCAGCAGATTCCCTGAGCAA GGATCTGTCTCCATCTTCCACAGGAAAACG GCCGTCATCACGGTTCCCACAACACCGGCGGAAGAAACGCAAGGAGATGGATGACGGGCTGTCAGAGAGCAGCCAGCACAAACAGA ACGCATACATCATCAAGCTGTTCGACCGCAGTGTGGACCTGGCCCAGTTCAGCAGCGCCACCCCTCTGTACCCCATCTGCCGGGCCTGGATGCGCAACAACCCCACCGCTAGGGAGCGTGCCACCTCTCCCAGCCCCCCTCACAGCGCGGGGGAAGACGAG gCAGCTGATATGCAGAACGGAAAGGGTCAGAATTATTACCGGCTCCCCCTGccaaccccctctccccttAGCCCCTCTGGGGACCCCGTCAATCTGCGCATTCCGGACAAGCCAGCTGCTAGCAAG CCTTCTGAATCTGCTCCTATGTCAGCACCTTTGATCTACAATCATATGGAACGTTGGAAGAAAATTAGACAGAA GTGGAAAGAGGCTTCAAATAA